A portion of the Leptospira kanakyensis genome contains these proteins:
- a CDS encoding bacteriohemerythrin, producing the protein MVTKWDSKYETNISEIDSQHKKLFRLINNIETVYDENKEHLSGKSRILLDAVSELEDYTLSHFLIEERVMELNQYPELEAHKKQHDRFTDKILELKNRLTSGNLLTNDAELDQFFGDLLNFLRAWLTNHILKEDMDYKPYIKFNI; encoded by the coding sequence ATGGTTACAAAATGGGATTCGAAATACGAAACGAATATTTCAGAGATTGATTCTCAACATAAAAAACTCTTTCGATTGATCAATAATATTGAAACAGTTTATGATGAAAACAAAGAACATCTTTCAGGGAAATCGAGAATATTGTTGGATGCGGTTTCCGAATTAGAAGATTACACACTCAGTCATTTTTTAATTGAAGAACGTGTGATGGAATTAAACCAATATCCTGAATTGGAAGCTCATAAAAAACAACACGACAGGTTCACAGATAAAATTTTAGAATTAAAGAACCGTCTAACATCTGGTAATCTTCTCACAAATGATGCTGAGTTAGATCAATTTTTTGGTGACCTTCTTAATTTTTTACGTGCATGGCTGACAAATCATATTCTAAAAGAGGATATGGATTACAAACCGTACATTAAATTTAATATTTAA
- a CDS encoding fasciclin domain-containing protein: MNKKNFQIITITIVTYLLLVGVSCGKSEDSNSGKGISAVADDKSQQDVLKIALGSKDHTTLVTAVQAAGLVDSLANQGPFTVFAPTNDAFAKLPAGTVDDLLKPSQKDSLKNILEYHVVVGNLTESILKSEFTGKDDELGMANGSHTKVSLKNGKVMINGATIIASIPATNGIIHVVDTVLLPPAKK; this comes from the coding sequence ATGAACAAAAAAAATTTTCAAATTATAACAATCACAATTGTCACCTATCTTTTATTAGTCGGTGTAAGTTGTGGAAAAAGTGAAGATTCGAATTCAGGCAAAGGAATTTCCGCCGTTGCCGATGACAAATCACAACAAGACGTTCTAAAGATTGCTTTGGGTTCTAAAGACCATACAACCCTTGTAACTGCAGTTCAAGCCGCCGGCTTAGTGGATTCGCTCGCGAACCAAGGTCCATTCACTGTGTTTGCTCCAACGAATGATGCATTTGCAAAGTTACCAGCAGGTACTGTGGATGACCTTCTAAAACCAAGCCAAAAAGATTCATTAAAGAATATATTAGAATACCATGTTGTGGTGGGTAACCTAACTGAATCCATTTTGAAATCGGAGTTCACTGGTAAAGATGATGAACTCGGTATGGCAAACGGAAGCCATACAAAGGTTTCCTTAAAAAATGGAAAGGTTATGATCAACGGAGCTACCATCATTGCATCCATTCCTGCAACAAACGGGATCATCCATGTGGTAGACACTGTTTTGTTACCACCAGCAAAGAAATGA
- a CDS encoding c-type cytochrome has protein sequence MNLSKLNGVPFRFKIGFVLGLFVSMTIISCGGDKTEETPTSNASSKGIGPVKSVSIGALDQTMADRGKKQFEAKCSACHKFEEKVVGPALQDVTLRRTPEWIMNMILNPIEMTQKDPIGQELLGEHLTQMTFQNIKEEEAREILEYFRKMDLK, from the coding sequence ATGAACCTTTCAAAATTAAACGGAGTGCCCTTCCGATTCAAAATCGGATTCGTATTAGGTCTCTTCGTCAGTATGACAATCATATCCTGTGGAGGAGATAAAACTGAGGAAACACCAACATCTAATGCTAGTTCTAAGGGAATAGGGCCAGTGAAATCCGTTAGCATCGGAGCATTAGACCAAACAATGGCAGATCGTGGTAAAAAACAATTTGAAGCAAAGTGTTCGGCTTGTCACAAATTTGAAGAAAAGGTTGTAGGGCCTGCTCTTCAAGATGTAACACTCCGCAGAACGCCAGAGTGGATTATGAATATGATTCTAAATCCAATAGAGATGACTCAAAAAGATCCCATTGGACAAGAGTTACTCGGCGAACACTTAACTCAAATGACATTTCAAAACATAAAGGAAGAAGAGGCCCGCGAGATCCTCGAGTACTTCCGCAAGATGGATTTAAAATAG
- the nosZ gene encoding Sec-dependent nitrous-oxide reductase, translating into MLKKSNLILVTLGISLFAFVPNCKKGAATATLASDAASRVYVAPGEKDEVYAFLSGGFSGQMSVYGIPSARLFKIIPVFSVFPENGYGFDEETKDMLKTTHGYVPWDDSHHVEASMTDGKQDGRWVFLNANNTPRLARIDLKSFETKEILEIPNTAGNHASPFATENTEYLMAATRFSVPIPQASVAVDSFSKGGFKGTISMVKVDKNTGRLSIELQVLVPGFDYDLSRCGKKKSHDWCFFSSYNSEQAHKMLEVGASKKDKDFILAFNWVRAKECKDQGKAYNFGGEYVNNFREENKPAVSTKLSGVKMLNPKDCPGMMYYMPTPKSPHGTDVDSTGEYIVGGGKLASVIPVHSFSKMIEVKDKKEHHSTEIEGIPVLKYESTLAGEVQKPCLGPLHTEFDGQGYAYTSCFVSSEVVKWKLGTWEVVQHLPAYYSVGHLSIVGGSSTEPYGKYLIAMNKITKDRYLPVGMELPQSAQLYDISSGKAELLSDFPTVGEPHYSQMIPAKLLMDKTAKLYPLEENKHPYATKNENEARIVRLGSTIHIYMTAIRSHFKPDIIEARTGETLYFHVTNLEQDYDIPHGFAIGGAPNMTNLLIMPGETRTFKWVAPKPGVYPFYCTDFCSALHQEMQQYIRVSP; encoded by the coding sequence ATGTTAAAAAAATCAAATTTAATACTTGTTACACTTGGAATTTCTCTTTTTGCTTTCGTTCCGAATTGCAAAAAGGGAGCAGCAACGGCAACACTTGCTTCCGATGCAGCTTCTCGAGTGTATGTGGCTCCAGGAGAAAAGGACGAAGTGTACGCATTTTTATCTGGTGGATTTAGCGGTCAAATGTCCGTTTACGGAATTCCATCCGCAAGATTGTTTAAAATCATTCCTGTATTCTCAGTTTTTCCTGAAAACGGATATGGATTTGATGAAGAAACCAAAGATATGTTAAAAACAACTCATGGATATGTTCCATGGGATGATAGCCATCACGTTGAAGCATCTATGACCGATGGAAAACAAGATGGTCGTTGGGTGTTCTTAAATGCAAACAACACACCGAGACTTGCAAGGATTGATCTAAAATCTTTTGAAACAAAAGAAATTTTAGAAATCCCCAATACTGCAGGAAACCATGCATCTCCATTTGCTACTGAAAACACAGAGTATCTAATGGCAGCCACTCGTTTCTCTGTTCCAATTCCGCAAGCAAGTGTCGCTGTGGATAGTTTTTCCAAAGGTGGATTCAAAGGTACCATCTCGATGGTAAAGGTAGATAAAAACACAGGACGACTTTCAATTGAACTACAAGTTCTTGTTCCTGGTTTTGACTATGACCTATCTCGTTGTGGTAAAAAGAAATCTCATGACTGGTGTTTCTTCAGTAGTTATAACTCTGAACAAGCACATAAAATGTTAGAAGTTGGTGCTTCTAAAAAAGATAAAGACTTTATCTTGGCATTCAACTGGGTACGTGCTAAAGAATGTAAAGACCAAGGAAAGGCTTATAACTTTGGTGGTGAATACGTAAACAACTTTAGAGAAGAAAATAAACCTGCCGTATCAACTAAGTTAAGCGGTGTGAAGATGTTAAATCCGAAAGATTGTCCAGGTATGATGTATTATATGCCTACACCGAAAAGTCCACACGGAACAGACGTTGATTCCACTGGAGAATACATTGTTGGTGGAGGAAAGTTAGCATCCGTAATCCCTGTTCACTCCTTTAGCAAAATGATCGAGGTAAAAGACAAAAAGGAACATCATTCGACTGAAATCGAAGGAATTCCTGTTCTTAAATATGAATCAACACTTGCAGGCGAAGTACAAAAACCATGTCTTGGTCCATTACATACGGAGTTTGATGGTCAAGGGTATGCTTATACATCTTGTTTCGTAAGTTCTGAAGTTGTAAAATGGAAACTAGGAACTTGGGAAGTAGTACAACATCTTCCTGCTTATTATAGTGTAGGTCACTTATCGATTGTTGGTGGTAGTTCCACTGAACCTTATGGTAAGTATCTCATTGCAATGAACAAAATTACCAAAGATAGATATTTGCCTGTTGGTATGGAATTACCACAAAGTGCACAACTTTATGATATCTCATCTGGTAAAGCGGAGTTGTTGTCAGACTTTCCTACTGTAGGGGAACCACACTACTCACAAATGATTCCAGCAAAATTACTTATGGATAAAACTGCTAAACTCTACCCGTTAGAGGAAAACAAACATCCATATGCTACAAAAAATGAAAACGAAGCAAGAATCGTAAGACTTGGAAGTACAATCCATATTTACATGACTGCGATTCGTTCCCATTTCAAACCGGATATCATTGAAGCAAGAACAGGGGAAACTTTATATTTCCACGTAACCAACTTGGAACAAGATTATGATATTCCTCACGGTTTTGCAATCGGTGGAGCACCTAACATGACAAACTTACTCATCATGCCAGGGGAAACTAGAACCTTTAAATGGGTAGCCCCTAAACCGGGAGTGTATCCATTCTATTGCACTGACTTCTGTTCTGCTCTACACCAAGAGATGCAACAGTATATCCGAGTTAGTCCATAA
- a CDS encoding nitrous oxide reductase accessory protein NosL, whose product MWFKSFKLICISLTVALVGCGDVRPEPLNVGEVKCSHCSMSIVDMRFHTQLITYKGKRYHFDAIECMDQFQKQKDLKIKNIWVTNYLNKSEFIPKDEAIIIHSDKIRSPMGAGLAAFKTHEDSSPFQN is encoded by the coding sequence ATGTGGTTTAAGAGTTTCAAACTAATTTGTATTTCCCTCACAGTCGCGTTAGTGGGCTGTGGGGATGTTCGTCCAGAGCCATTGAATGTGGGGGAAGTCAAATGTAGCCATTGTTCTATGTCTATTGTGGACATGCGATTTCATACCCAGCTCATCACATACAAAGGGAAAAGATATCACTTCGATGCCATTGAATGTATGGATCAATTTCAAAAACAAAAAGATTTAAAAATAAAAAATATTTGGGTTACGAATTATTTAAATAAAAGTGAATTTATCCCGAAAGACGAAGCCATCATCATCCATTCAGACAAAATTCGTTCACCAATGGGAGCGGGACTTGCCGCTTTTAAAACTCATGAAGACTCTTCCCCATTTCAAAATTAA
- the nosD gene encoding nitrous oxide reductase family maturation protein NosD encodes MPLLKLMKTLPHFKIKRDYRRTHLNHKINQNHNRIFFKGKCLFSILSFILYSTFSIDPLFAKTLSVCTDCTIKTVKNAIVLAQNGDVIQIQSGIYKEGFLPITKSISIIGEEGVVIDGLKEKHVLGVYANGVRIKNLKVIGSGISDLSEFAGVHAEKVKDCFFENLILEDNVYGFYLAETTNCTLKNNTSIGNAENEVLGGNGIHLWSASHNQMIGNKLKKHRDGIYLEFSEHLEIHNNEAEENIRYGMHFMFSNHNQFSKNTFKNNSAGVAVMYSKDINMQDNTFMDNWGESSNGILLKDIADSTLSKNRFEGNTIAVFADGITNINFQNNNFINNGWGLKILGNTDNNKIINNNFIKNVFDISTNTKSTTNEFKNNYWDHYEGYDLDNDQIGDVPHKTIHFFGYWIAVYPFLMVLYESPVVLFLQGIEKAFPIVTPIEFEDQHPRMKERI; translated from the coding sequence TTGCCGCTTTTAAAACTCATGAAGACTCTTCCCCATTTCAAAATTAAAAGGGATTATCGTAGAACCCATTTGAATCATAAAATAAATCAAAATCATAACCGCATCTTTTTCAAAGGGAAATGTCTCTTTTCTATTCTTTCATTTATTCTTTATTCCACTTTCTCAATAGATCCATTATTTGCCAAAACTCTTTCTGTATGTACAGATTGTACAATAAAAACAGTCAAAAATGCAATTGTTCTCGCACAAAATGGAGATGTCATTCAAATCCAATCAGGAATCTACAAAGAAGGTTTTTTACCTATTACTAAATCCATTTCCATCATTGGAGAGGAAGGTGTTGTGATTGATGGACTCAAAGAAAAACATGTATTGGGAGTTTATGCCAATGGTGTTCGTATCAAAAATTTAAAAGTTATAGGCAGTGGAATTTCAGATCTAAGTGAGTTTGCCGGTGTACATGCGGAGAAAGTCAAAGATTGTTTTTTTGAAAATTTAATTCTAGAAGACAATGTCTACGGATTTTATTTAGCCGAAACTACAAACTGCACACTCAAAAACAATACTTCCATAGGAAACGCAGAAAATGAAGTCCTCGGTGGAAATGGAATCCATCTTTGGTCAGCAAGCCATAACCAAATGATCGGAAACAAATTAAAAAAACACCGTGATGGCATATATTTAGAATTCTCAGAACATCTAGAAATTCATAACAATGAAGCAGAAGAAAACATTCGTTACGGAATGCACTTTATGTTTTCTAACCACAATCAATTCAGCAAAAACACTTTTAAAAACAACTCTGCTGGTGTTGCCGTGATGTATAGCAAAGACATCAATATGCAAGATAATACATTTATGGACAACTGGGGAGAAAGTTCTAATGGAATCCTACTCAAAGACATTGCAGATAGTACACTATCTAAAAATCGATTTGAAGGAAACACCATTGCTGTGTTTGCTGATGGAATCACCAATATCAACTTCCAAAACAATAACTTTATCAATAATGGATGGGGGCTCAAAATTCTTGGAAATACGGATAATAACAAAATCATAAATAATAATTTTATTAAAAATGTATTTGATATAAGTACCAATACGAAATCTACAACTAATGAATTTAAAAATAACTATTGGGATCATTACGAAGGATACGATTTAGATAACGACCAAATTGGTGATGTGCCACATAAAACAATTCATTTTTTCGGATACTGGATCGCTGTGTATCCATTTCTTATGGTACTTTATGAATCGCCAGTGGTTCTTTTTTTACAAGGAATTGAAAAGGCTTTCCCGATTGTCACACCAATCGAATTTGAAGACCAACATCCAAGGATGAAGGAGAGAATATGA
- a CDS encoding ABC transporter ATP-binding protein, whose product MIEVKNLTIGYTGNSAVVKDVNFSTEPGTILSIIGPNGSGKSSLIKGILGLVQPLRGQINFLEKKSEPHTIGYMPQTPRFPTNIKVRELISFFNKLEPVEEDRFQNLISILELNNHMDKKIGSLSGGTKQKISILQCFSSKKDLYIIDEPTASLDPYISHLLKSLLVEKKKEGSLVIFSTHILAELQELADRFLLLSEGTILIDDSPENFLRKNNKSNLDQALMNFWNEEYKTKL is encoded by the coding sequence ATGATAGAAGTAAAAAATCTTACCATAGGTTATACTGGGAATTCAGCTGTTGTCAAAGATGTTAACTTTTCAACCGAACCAGGAACTATTTTATCCATCATAGGCCCGAATGGTTCCGGCAAAAGTTCTCTTATCAAAGGAATCCTTGGGCTTGTGCAACCCTTGAGAGGCCAAATCAACTTTTTAGAAAAAAAATCAGAACCACATACAATCGGTTATATGCCACAAACTCCTCGTTTCCCAACAAATATCAAAGTTCGAGAGTTAATTTCCTTTTTTAATAAATTGGAACCTGTGGAAGAAGATAGATTCCAAAATTTAATTTCTATTTTAGAATTAAACAACCACATGGATAAAAAAATTGGTTCTCTTTCCGGTGGAACCAAACAAAAGATCAGCATCCTGCAATGTTTTTCTTCTAAAAAAGATTTATACATCATCGATGAACCAACAGCAAGTTTAGATCCATATATTTCGCACTTACTAAAATCTCTTTTAGTTGAAAAGAAAAAGGAAGGATCTTTAGTCATCTTTTCCACACATATACTTGCTGAATTACAAGAGTTGGCAGATCGTTTTTTACTTTTATCAGAAGGTACTATTTTAATTGATGATTCACCTGAAAATTTTCTTAGAAAAAACAATAAATCCAATTTGGATCAGGCATTAATGAATTTCTGGAATGAGGAATACAAAACAAAACTATGA
- a CDS encoding ABC transporter permease, translated as MKEILLFEIKENIRSRWVFIYSGLLILVMMILSFFGDQNGIRLLVSIMNLTLIVVPLFSITFSGMSFLESMPFAEVLLSKSVTRTSLFFGKYLGITISLSLGLLLGLGIPGLFVFANDPNFLFLFFELLFFGIFLTSIFVAIAFSISSFIRRGEIVLTISLLVWLYFFIFFDALVFIFSLYSGDYPIEIPSLIVILLNPIDLIRILLILQTSSSALLGFSGALLLKQLGVWGVLGITVLFLSLWVTFPLYISFKRFQKRNF; from the coding sequence ATGAAAGAAATTCTATTATTTGAAATTAAAGAAAACATTAGAAGCCGTTGGGTATTCATTTACTCTGGATTACTGATACTAGTAATGATGATCCTCAGTTTTTTTGGTGATCAAAACGGAATTCGACTTCTTGTCAGCATCATGAACTTAACCCTCATCGTGGTTCCACTATTTTCGATTACATTCTCAGGAATGTCTTTTTTGGAATCTATGCCATTTGCAGAAGTTTTACTTTCCAAATCTGTCACACGCACTTCCTTATTTTTCGGTAAGTATTTAGGAATTACCATTTCCCTATCTTTAGGTTTGTTACTCGGACTTGGAATTCCGGGGTTATTCGTATTTGCAAATGATCCCAATTTCTTATTTTTGTTTTTTGAATTACTTTTTTTTGGAATCTTTTTAACCTCTATCTTTGTTGCGATTGCATTTTCAATTTCCTCTTTTATCAGAAGAGGTGAAATTGTTTTAACTATTTCACTTCTAGTTTGGTTATACTTTTTTATCTTCTTTGATGCTCTCGTTTTTATTTTCAGTTTGTATTCAGGTGATTATCCCATTGAGATCCCTTCACTCATCGTTATCTTACTCAATCCTATTGATTTAATTAGAATACTTTTAATTCTCCAAACAAGTTCCTCTGCATTACTTGGATTTTCAGGAGCATTGTTACTAAAACAATTAGGAGTTTGGGGTGTATTAGGAATTACCGTTTTGTTTTTGTCTTTATGGGTGACTTTCCCTCTCTACATTTCTTTCAAACGATTTCAAAAACGTAATTTTTAA
- a CDS encoding LIC_11090 family protein: MKRWLQIASVLILLPFIGKILFLETGLLAQSMYRLSMVCHCNHGSKNEIHRNEDSPTPTRITCHLTKNSGQHQCSCAKKKSATKVLQSQLMNPSFTSETKFHQTMQLIKTTFFTISNVNLSNGYSHLPEKPPRFKTS; the protein is encoded by the coding sequence ATGAAACGTTGGTTACAAATAGCTTCGGTTTTAATTCTACTTCCCTTTATAGGAAAAATCCTATTTCTGGAAACGGGATTACTCGCCCAGTCAATGTACCGACTTTCGATGGTTTGTCATTGCAATCATGGATCCAAAAACGAAATCCATAGAAATGAGGATTCCCCTACTCCCACACGGATCACATGCCATTTAACAAAGAATAGTGGTCAGCACCAATGTTCCTGCGCCAAAAAAAAATCAGCCACAAAGGTTCTCCAATCCCAACTGATGAATCCTAGTTTTACTTCTGAAACAAAGTTCCATCAAACCATGCAGTTAATCAAAACAACTTTTTTTACTATATCCAATGTAAACCTTTCCAATGGATATTCTCATCTACCAGAAAAACCACCAAGATTCAAAACCAGCTAA
- a CDS encoding copper chaperone PCu(A)C, with product MKLKHILILFLITTPLLTKEVKIENAYIKYTSSTTSVVYLTLNNGTNIEKKLIQTKSNIADRVELYTMLPSGTGMKMVPVTEIPIPKNGMTHLTPRGFHIMLFGITSPLKLKDSIPFRFIFSDGSELQTTISVETASPNKDTNTKSTSTSFKKEETGHNNHVSQTTDEVDMSNFDPNVQTNEDHSEHDHSGHDGHKNHNRADMLAPAGIMNPHIHEPGKWMIDYRYMGMKMWGLQSGTTGLSDLGTLYFPFTDPTVAMPTGSLITNSPLGTTLPILSANKYNYMSVPTDMVMEMNMVSAMTSISDKWMIMFMVPAVKNKMTMLSSNFDRAPMSSAGIGDVSFSTAYRLIKTEHQNFFTGMGISLPTGSIDERDNMPMMGKQKVPYNMQPGVGTYSLLPQLSYNGNYKRISWGAQSQANLRIGKNDNNYRFGNRYEISGWLSFLVHETTSFSLRMTKQRWLNLQGMDATLDPKMDPQNDPFRQGGMRSDLLIGVNFLINSGILQGTRFGFEYGKPFHQNLNGPQLATRELINIFASFTF from the coding sequence ATGAAGCTCAAACATATACTCATTCTATTTCTAATCACAACCCCTCTTCTAACCAAAGAAGTTAAAATTGAGAATGCTTATATCAAATATACATCCTCAACAACTTCCGTTGTTTACCTCACTTTAAACAACGGAACAAACATCGAAAAAAAACTAATCCAAACAAAATCAAATATAGCTGATCGAGTCGAGTTATATACAATGTTACCTTCAGGTACAGGAATGAAAATGGTTCCTGTTACCGAAATTCCCATTCCCAAAAATGGTATGACCCATCTCACTCCCAGAGGGTTTCATATCATGCTCTTTGGAATTACATCTCCTTTAAAACTAAAGGATTCCATTCCCTTTCGTTTTATTTTTTCTGATGGATCTGAACTACAAACCACTATCTCTGTAGAAACTGCATCGCCAAACAAAGATACAAACACTAAATCCACTTCTACTTCATTCAAAAAAGAAGAAACAGGACATAACAATCATGTTTCTCAAACTACAGATGAAGTTGATATGTCAAATTTTGATCCCAATGTACAAACGAACGAAGACCATTCGGAACATGATCATTCCGGACATGATGGACATAAAAATCATAACCGTGCCGATATGTTAGCTCCTGCTGGAATTATGAACCCACACATTCATGAACCAGGAAAGTGGATGATCGATTATCGTTATATGGGAATGAAAATGTGGGGATTACAATCAGGAACTACTGGGCTGAGTGATCTTGGAACATTATATTTTCCATTTACCGATCCCACTGTTGCCATGCCTACAGGAAGTTTAATCACTAACTCTCCACTGGGAACTACTTTACCTATTTTATCAGCTAACAAGTACAATTACATGTCAGTTCCAACTGATATGGTTATGGAAATGAATATGGTGAGTGCTATGACTTCCATTTCAGACAAATGGATGATTATGTTTATGGTTCCTGCAGTCAAAAACAAAATGACAATGTTATCTAGTAATTTTGATCGTGCTCCTATGAGTTCTGCAGGGATTGGTGATGTTAGTTTCAGCACAGCCTACCGATTGATAAAAACGGAACATCAGAATTTTTTTACAGGGATGGGAATTTCACTTCCTACAGGTTCTATTGATGAAAGAGACAATATGCCTATGATGGGAAAACAAAAAGTTCCTTATAACATGCAACCTGGTGTTGGAACTTATAGTTTACTACCGCAACTTTCGTATAACGGAAATTATAAGAGAATTTCCTGGGGTGCACAATCACAAGCAAACTTAAGAATCGGAAAAAATGATAATAACTACAGATTCGGAAATCGATACGAAATTTCGGGATGGTTATCCTTTCTTGTTCATGAAACCACTTCATTTTCTCTTCGTATGACAAAACAAAGGTGGCTAAACCTCCAAGGAATGGACGCTACACTTGATCCTAAAATGGATCCCCAAAACGATCCTTTTCGTCAAGGTGGGATGCGAAGTGACCTCCTTATCGGTGTTAACTTTTTAATAAACTCAGGAATTTTACAAGGGACTCGTTTTGGTTTTGAATATGGCAAACCCTTTCATCAAAATTTAAATGGCCCTCAATTGGCAACAAGGGAACTCATCAACATTTTTGCTTCTTTTACTTTTTAA
- a CDS encoding GNAT family N-acetyltransferase, whose product MTDSKLIIRNATPNDVTSIVPLIYSSGPKAWTFVFSEGKKTAFDFLNSSYTQRGNTVSYTNHYVAEVGGKVVGSILSYTQPSFLALTAGTAIRILSLYKWHAPKVMARGLKTETIIQPPKSSCLYLGHIAVLETERNKGIAKQLIEYMIQINPKYKTISLDVSAENKPAISLYQKLGFQIKETRNPIGWEGIIPSHHYMEKQI is encoded by the coding sequence ATGACAGATTCAAAACTTATCATAAGAAATGCCACACCAAACGATGTAACATCCATTGTCCCACTCATTTATTCTTCAGGCCCGAAAGCTTGGACTTTTGTTTTTTCAGAAGGAAAAAAAACAGCTTTTGATTTTTTAAACTCATCCTATACCCAACGTGGTAATACTGTTTCGTATACGAACCATTATGTGGCAGAAGTAGGTGGTAAAGTGGTGGGATCAATTCTTTCCTATACACAACCAAGTTTTCTTGCACTCACAGCAGGAACTGCCATACGAATCCTTTCCCTATACAAATGGCATGCTCCCAAGGTAATGGCAAGAGGTCTAAAAACAGAAACCATCATCCAACCACCTAAATCCAGTTGTTTGTATTTAGGGCATATTGCTGTTTTAGAAACAGAAAGGAACAAAGGAATCGCAAAACAACTAATCGAGTATATGATCCAAATCAATCCAAAATACAAAACTATTTCTTTAGATGTATCTGCTGAAAACAAACCCGCCATCTCCCTTTATCAAAAGTTAGGTTTTCAAATCAAAGAAACAAGAAATCCGATTGGATGGGAAGGAATCATTCCATCACATCACTATATGGAAAAACAAATTTAG
- a CDS encoding phytanoyl-CoA dioxygenase family protein → MNEVIPSEVKSQLETLGYYLFPNNFPMDMVRILKKILLRSNAEWSKELNHPKNVNSAYLTSTKFTKDTNDRNILFQFIESEPLLNIGKIVFDEPMYFLNTQIFFNPEDPNKLPYWHRDIQYMGIPEEDQYKRIQKDFVWHFRIPLETDPGIWVVPGSHKRWDTEEERKIRLELEGKKNHEGLPNQILIPHNPGDLLVFSAHLIHKGNYDSNRFSFDIIYTNFPEKKETADHWNHFPDKEAELEDPKKESIFQLI, encoded by the coding sequence ATGAATGAGGTGATTCCTTCCGAAGTAAAATCACAATTAGAAACTTTGGGTTATTATTTGTTTCCCAACAACTTTCCCATGGATATGGTTAGGATCTTAAAAAAGATCCTTCTTCGTTCCAATGCCGAATGGTCCAAGGAACTCAATCATCCGAAAAATGTAAATAGTGCTTACCTAACTTCGACAAAATTCACAAAAGATACAAACGATCGAAATATACTTTTTCAATTTATAGAATCAGAGCCACTCTTGAACATTGGTAAAATTGTTTTTGATGAACCAATGTATTTTCTCAATACACAAATATTTTTTAATCCAGAAGATCCAAACAAACTCCCCTATTGGCACCGGGACATCCAATACATGGGCATTCCGGAAGAAGATCAATACAAAAGAATTCAAAAAGATTTTGTTTGGCACTTTCGTATTCCCTTGGAAACAGATCCTGGAATTTGGGTGGTTCCCGGATCTCACAAACGTTGGGACACCGAGGAAGAAAGAAAGATTCGTTTGGAACTAGAAGGTAAAAAAAACCATGAAGGTCTTCCCAACCAAATCCTCATCCCCCACAACCCGGGAGATTTGTTAGTGTTTTCAGCCCACCTCATCCACAAAGGAAACTATGATAGCAATCGATTTTCTTTTGATATCATATACACAAACTTTCCAGAAAAGAAAGAAACTGCAGACCATTGGAATCATTTTCCAGACAAAGAAGCAGAGTTAGAAGATCCTAAAAAAGAATCCATCTTCCAGTTGATTTAA
- a CDS encoding PadR family transcriptional regulator, with protein sequence MKINDFFSSFIKIHILHHCEKEEIYGVWMIEELKEHGYKISPGSLYPLLKNLEDKGFIRSRKEQMGKVMKKFYRITPKGKKELSSAKIKLKELIGEILS encoded by the coding sequence ATGAAGATAAATGATTTTTTTTCAAGTTTTATCAAAATTCATATCTTACATCACTGTGAAAAAGAAGAAATTTATGGTGTATGGATGATAGAGGAACTTAAAGAACATGGGTATAAAATTAGTCCTGGTTCTTTGTATCCTCTACTAAAAAACTTAGAAGACAAGGGGTTCATTCGTTCGCGCAAAGAACAAATGGGAAAAGTAATGAAAAAATTTTACCGCATCACACCCAAAGGGAAAAAAGAACTCTCTAGTGCAAAAATAAAATTAAAAGAATTAATTGGTGAAATACTCAGTTAA